Below is a window of Cryobacterium sp. PAMC25264 DNA.
CCGCTGCAGGCCGCCGGCGCCGACCCCAGCTTCGTCGGTCGGATCCGCCAGGACCCCGGAGTGCCGAACGGCCGTGGTCTGGCCCTGTTCATCAGCAACGACAACCTGCGCAAGGGCGCGGCGCTCAACGCCGTGCAGATCGCCGAACTCCTGGCCGCGAAACTCACTGTCGGATAGTCCCTCCCGGGCACGTCACCCCGGCGGGGCTCCAGTAGTGTCAGACCTTGTGGAGACAATTAAAGGAGCAGCGGCGGCCGGTCGGGTGGTTTTCGGCCTGTTCGCGGCCACGGCGCTCTTTCTCATCTCCTCCTCGTTGGTAGAACTGGTCCTCGCCGGCAACGTCGAGCACCTCTTCATCGCCGCGTGGGCGGTGGTGTGCGCGGGTGTGTTCGAGATCCCGCGCTTCCGCCTGGGCGCGCTCCGGTTCCGCAGCCCGGTGATCGGCCTGCCTATCCTCGTGGTGCTCGCCCTGGAGCCCGTCCTCGCCCCCCGTGTCGCCCTCGGCCTGGTCTGCCTCGGGGTGCTGCTCGTAGTCGCACTCACGGCCCGGCGGATTGAGGTGGCCGTCTACGCGGCCGGTCTCACGGGAGTCGGTGGCGTCGCCTTCATGGCCATGCTCGCCCTGCTCCACGCCGTCGGCTCCTCGGAGCCTGTCGTGGCCGCCGGTGGGGCGATCGCCTACATCGTCACGGTGATTGTGGTGGAGGCACTCCGCCGCCGGTTCTCCGGCGCCCCGCCTGAGCCCACCACCGAACAGGCCTACTCGGCCGTACGCCTGGTGCTTGTCGCCGGGGGGTACGCGGTGTCCTGTGCCCTCCTGGCCATGTGGACGCATCCGTTCGTCGACCTGCGCACCGACACCCTCGCCGTGGCCGTCACCCTCGTGCCCCTCAGCGTCGCGGCGGTGGGCACCGTCCTCATCCAGCGGGGAACCGCGATGCGCCGCCGGCTGGCCGGCGTGGTCGCGGGCGTCATCGACCTGAACGCCACCAACCACTTCACCAAGACCGGCGGGCAGATCACGCCCATCACCCTCAGCCCGGTCAACCCCACCGCCGACCTCGCCACCGTGCTGCTGCGCGCCGTGCACGACACCATCGGCGTCGAATCCGCGAGCATCCGCCATGAGCCCGCCGGCCGCGGTGAGATCGACACTCCGGTGGCCATCACCGCGCTCGGTGGCCAGTATCTGGTGGCCCGGCGCGATGTGATGGACTTCCCGTTCACCAACGACGACCGGCGCGCCCTCGCGGCGCTCGCGCACACCGCCGACGTGGTCTTCAGCGCCCGGGAGAGCATCGGCGGCCTCACCATCCGCGCCAACACCGACCCGCTCACCGGCCTGCCCAACTACGGCGCCTTCCAGGACGCCCTCGCGAACATCAACGACCACCGCGACTACTCCGAGGCACTCGCGGTGCTGTTCATCGACCTCGACGACTTCAAACGGATGAACGACCGTTACGGCCACCAATCCGGCGACGAGATCCTCAGCGAACTCGGCAGCCGGCTCAGCGGTGTGGTGCGCCCGTACGACGTCGTCGCCCGGGTCGGCGGCGACGAATTCGTCGTGATCCTCACCCGGCTGTCCTCCCTCGCCGAGGCCAAGCTTCTTGCCGAACGCATCATGGAGGCCACCGGCGAACCGCTCGCGGTGGGCGGCACCAGCATCAACCCCATCCTCAGCATCGGCCTGGCCTACTCAGCGCACCGGGAGACGGATGTCAACCAGCTGCTCCGCGACGCCGACCGCAGCATGCTCGCCATCAAGAAGTCCCGCCGCCGCGGCGGCCCCGCCAACGAGAGCAGCATCAACATCTCCGGGCACCGCTCCTCCCAGATGAACGACATCGTGGCCCGTGCCATCGACGAAGACCTTCTCGAACTGGCCTTCCAGCCCATCGTGAGCCTCGTCACCGGCCAGATCTGGGCGTTCGAGGCCCTCGTGCGTTACACCGACCCGGAGCTGGGCCCGCTGTCGCCGCCCTCCCTGGTGGAGAAGGCCAAGAGCCTTGGCCGGCTCGACGCGCTCACCCGTCAGGTCGCGGTCAAGGCCATGGCCGCGGCGGCCGACTTCCGGCTCATCGAGCCGCGCATCGTCTGCATGACCATCAACGTCGAGGCCGGCCAGATCCTGCCGCAACGCGTCGGCTCGTTCGTCGAAGACCTGGCCGAACGCTACCCCGGCATCTCGCTCTGCCTGGAGCTGAACGAGCGGTCCGTCGCCCGGGTGTCCACCGCGGTGCGGGCCCAGGCCGACCACCTGCGCGATATCGGTATCATGATCGCACTGGACGACTACGGCTCCCAGGACTCCTCGGTCGACGCCCTCGTGCGGATGCCCATGGACATTCTCAAGATCGATAAGAGCCTCGTGGACGACCTCG
It encodes the following:
- a CDS encoding bifunctional diguanylate cyclase/phosphodiesterase is translated as MSDLVETIKGAAAAGRVVFGLFAATALFLISSSLVELVLAGNVEHLFIAAWAVVCAGVFEIPRFRLGALRFRSPVIGLPILVVLALEPVLAPRVALGLVCLGVLLVVALTARRIEVAVYAAGLTGVGGVAFMAMLALLHAVGSSEPVVAAGGAIAYIVTVIVVEALRRRFSGAPPEPTTEQAYSAVRLVLVAGGYAVSCALLAMWTHPFVDLRTDTLAVAVTLVPLSVAAVGTVLIQRGTAMRRRLAGVVAGVIDLNATNHFTKTGGQITPITLSPVNPTADLATVLLRAVHDTIGVESASIRHEPAGRGEIDTPVAITALGGQYLVARRDVMDFPFTNDDRRALAALAHTADVVFSARESIGGLTIRANTDPLTGLPNYGAFQDALANINDHRDYSEALAVLFIDLDDFKRMNDRYGHQSGDEILSELGSRLSGVVRPYDVVARVGGDEFVVILTRLSSLAEAKLLAERIMEATGEPLAVGGTSINPILSIGLAYSAHRETDVNQLLRDADRSMLAIKKSRRRGGPANESSINISGHRSSQMNDIVARAIDEDLLELAFQPIVSLVTGQIWAFEALVRYTDPELGPLSPPSLVEKAKSLGRLDALTRQVAVKAMAAAADFRLIEPRIVCMTINVEAGQILPQRVGSFVEDLAERYPGISLCLELNERSVARVSTAVRAQADHLRDIGIMIALDDYGSQDSSVDALVRMPMDILKIDKSLVDDLDDVRQREVLTALQGFGDNLEYSMIVEGVENETMAAHLSSLGIRSAQGFHYGVPRSFEKTLARLEEYGAAAVLPVRAVSGLSL